The following is a genomic window from Caldicellulosiruptor danielii.
TCCAATAATTAACGCTATACCCCTTCGCATTTTAACCCCCTCTTTCTCTTTTTTTAAATAGGAAAGTATTTGAAGCTTACATGTTACATGTACAACATTACCTTCCTTTTATCACCCCACATCTGTCACTGTGTTGTTTTAGATTTGATACATTATTCTTTTTAGCAACATTTTATACTTTCGAAATGCGCTGAATCTATAATTATCTTGCAAAAAATTATAACAATATTGCTCTTAATGCACTAACAATTGTTGGACTTTTCTTATCGCATATGCAATGTGTAAAAAAATTAGAATTTCATTTATAGATCTTTTACTCTGTCTTTATAAATATTGATCTTTGACATTTTTTTCAAGCTCTCAATATACGACTTGAAAACTTCATCCTTCTTTTGTTTTATTAACTTGGTTTGAATTTCTCCCTTCACTTCATCAAAAGGCATATACTTTTCATCAATTACTTTTACAATGTGATAACCATTAACAGTTTTAATAACGTTGCTAATTTGCCCAACAGCTAATTTGAATACCTCTTCCTCAAAAACACTACCGTACTGTGCTTCTTTTTCACCTTTTCTAAAGTAATCAATTATTCCTTTTTTTCCGTCTAAACTCTCAACTTCTGAATACTTTTTAACTAACTTTTCAAAATCCTCTCCCCTCTTTAACTCTGATATTATCTCATTTGCAACTTTCCTTTTTTGTGCATCCTCTTCTGCATTTTCTACTCTCAGAAAAATGTCCATAACTTTTATTTTTCTAAACTGACTTTTATTAGAATTATAATATTTAATCACTTCTGAGTCACTAAGTGTTATTCTTTCTGTAACATATTTATAAAGTTTATTAATGATTCTCGTCTTTTGCAAGTCTCTATAAAAATGATTTTCGTCTGAACCAATTTTTCGGAGATACTGATTAAAATAATTTCTCATTTCCATGTTCCTTTTCAACTCTTCAATGTATTTTCTTATTTCTTCTTCTTCTTGTCTGGTAAGATAAATATTTTTTCTCCTTGCTTCCTGCAAGCATAGTAATTCTTCAATTAAAATCCTAAACAATTCATCTTTCAATAACTCTCTATATGTTTTTCCATTAAACACTTGATCCAAGATATCCGTACGTGATGAAAATTGAATTGCATTTTCCTTTAATGTATTAAACCTTATTTTATACTCCCTTTTAGTGATTTGATCACCATTTACCTCCAACACCACTTTATTATCATCAATCATTTTTACAATATGATCCTTTAAGATAAACAGTGACAATATGATTGATACAAAAATTATACCGGTTATTAAAATCAGACTTTTTTTATTCATATAATAAGCCTCCTAATATAGTATATTTTAGTTATTCCCTACTTAATAATCCAGTAACTTTAACATTATTTTTTCAGTATAATGATTTTCATTCCTTTATCTATAGTATATGCCCAAATATTGTCATTTATTTTCATTACAGAAAATGTTTTGAACTTATAAAAGTACTTTTTATTATTCACAATTACTATTAGAAACCAAATGTCATTTTGTTTAGCAAATATATAACTCTTTTTATGAATCACAATTTGGTCAAATTTCGGTTTCAAAAGTATCTTCCCTGTTTTTTTCATTACACCCCATTTCCCATTTTTTAGAAAAGTGATATACTCATCTTTTACTTCACCAATTAGATCATATTTTGGGGGTATTAAAACCTTCCCATCTGTCTTTACTATTCCCCATTTTTTATTAAGATAAGTCACAATTATGTCTTTATCAGCTATCCAAATTGAATCATATTTTGGTTTAATAACATATTCTCCCTTCTCAGTTATCAATCCCCACTTTTCTTTAACCTTAACTGCCGCAAATCCATTGTTAAATACTGATATATCTTGTGCTTTTATGTCAATCGTTTTTCGTGTATTAAGATTCAATAACGTGACCACGCAATTATCTTGTTTTATTGAAATTATTTTGTTTGAAGAAACAACTACTGAATCCCTTTTAAAATTTTTAGGTAACATTTTGCCGTCAGAAAACATAATATATAACTTTTTGTCCTTTTTTAGTTCAAACCAACCTTCATTGTGGACCCATATTTCATCATATATGGGTGGACAAAGTTCTGATAATGTTTCAAGATTTAATACACCCCACTTATGATTCCTAAAAACTGGCAGCAATTTCCCAATGTTTAACGAATAGTTGCTGTAGTTTTCTTTGCTCTCTTTTTTATTTACTATTGATATAACCTTATAATTACTCTTTTCCTTGGCAACAAACACACCTTTGTAATTTAAAATTTGTACTTCGTTGTATTTAAAAGGAATAATCTGATTGCCCTTTTTATCAATAATACCCCATTTATTTTGCTTTTTAGCTTGAATCATTTTATTCGGATGTATAATTATATCTTGGTACTGAGGCTTTATAGTAAAATTACCTGACTTATCTATAATTCCCCATCTGTTATTGATGCACACAGCTGCTAACTGATTTGTGAACGCAGATACATTGTCAAATTGCGGTTTTATTCTAATCTTTCCATGAATATCTATAAACCCCCATTTATTTCTAATCTTTACTGGAATCATTCCCTCGCTTTCTAACAGGATTCTTTCGTATATAGGTTTTGCTATAATTTTTCCTTTTATATCCATTACTCCCCATTTGCCGTTCTTTTCAAACATAGCCAATTTACTATTGATGTATGCTACATTTTGATAACTTTCGTTTGAAACAGCGAAAAATTGGTTAGCAATATTTCTCTTGATTACCATTAAAGTTGTGCCATATATTATGAACACCACCAGTGATAAAATTAATACTATTATAAGACTTCTTAAAATAGGCAACTTTAAAAGTTCCTTAGGTTGATTTTTCGTTAGCTGTTTTTTGACTATTTTGTTCTTCTTTTTGCGTTTCATTTTAGTGCACCCCCTTTTGTATATTTTTTGCTTTTGTACTTTTACTCTCTAACACCTATATACCTTTTTTCTTGCATTTCAGTAGGTTGTGAGTAATAACGTAAATTAGCACGATGAGAATTATAATATTTGCTATTGCCACTAAAAAGTTAGAAAATTCTCTTTGTACAAAATAAATATTCGACAGAGAAAGGTCTAAAACCTTAGATATATTCATAAATGATAACAACGAGATAACCATTGCACCCCTTAACAATATTATGTCATTACTCATCAAATATAACATTAGGCAAAATAACCATGCAAATATAGCGTACCTCTCATGCATCCCAGTCATAAAATTATATGAAAGTAAACCAACTATTAAACCACCTTGCATAAGATACTTTAGTTGGACTATTTTATCGTTTGTTTTATTCAATCCAAGGCCAAATTGAACTAACACCAAAACGTAGGCAATTGCCAATACAATTAGATTTATGAAATTGTACATACCACCTATTTTAATCCAGTTAAGACCCGCAGCGTAATAGATATTAAATGCATTTACTGTGTAGTAAGGATATTCTCCTGCTACTTTCGCAAAAAACGCAGGAAGCCATAATATGTCTTTATAAGGCATAAAAAGAAAATATAAAGCACTACTTAGAATGCCAAAAGAAATTATTTGTTTTATTACGTCCTTTGTATTGTTTCTTATCCAAAGGTTGTATATCCAGTACAGTATTATTAGTGGTAAATATAAGATAAATTGGGGTTTAGTGAATAATAAATATGCTGTTACACATCCAGCTAAAATATGAAAATTGCAGACTAAACTTACAAATAATGTAATAAATAACATTGATACAAAGCTGTCGCTTTGACCCCACAGTGAGGAAAGCATTATTAGTGCTGGATTAAATAAAATTACTATGCTTTCCACTCGCGTTAGTCGACTTCCAAACTTCCGTTTAATTCCTAACACCATTATTATAATAGCAACATCAGCTATAATGTTCGGTAATTTGATAAGTAGTTCTTCTGAAATAGAATAGGAAACAATTGAAACAATGTTTTTAAATAATGCTAAGACAATTAAATATCCTGGTAAATAGTCAATAAAAATATTCTTTTCATAAATATTGAACATATCATTTGAAACAATATTCATCCATGCCTTAAAGCAGTTTACATCTATTGGATGTCCTGATACCGCCCTACCTAAAGCTAATCTAACAAAAAATGCTACTATTAACATCCATATTAATTCTACTTTTGTAATGTATGACTTTTTACCACAAAAAATCAAGTAATAACTGTATAAAATAATTCCAATTAATGTTGTAATACCTACTATTATCCTATCTGGTTGCCTGCTTTTAAATATTGCTTCACTGAAATTAAAAATCCACCAGCTAAATAATAATATTGTAATTAGGATACTATACACTATAATTACTCCAACTTTTTCATTTGCAATGTCTAGCTTGTTTATTACTTCAAATTTTTTATCTGTCATCTTGTTTTTCAATCTCCTTTTTATGCTTATACTTTTATGCTAAAATATCCAACTTTTCATTATTCTTAATAACTCAATGTACTTAGCTGATACTGTCAAACCGCTCACAGCTGGATAGAATATGACAAGCATAATCAATCCCAAAACACTTAAAGTAATTGCAACCTTCTTTTTTAAACTATGCTTAAGATTTAGATTATCAATTACCATAACTACTGCTATATAAAGCCATGGTAATGCGAGGTAATAATGATATATGAATTTAATTCTGCTTATGAAAATCCAAGGAACAATTGAAGATACATAACTTGCAATTTCTATAAAAAGGCTCAAATTGTTTTTGGGATTTTTTGCGGCAACTACCAATAAATATACCATTGCTAACAACCCCAGGCCCCACATAACTGGATTACCTAAATATGCAATAGTCGAACGCAAATTCATTGGCAGCGAATTATCATAATAAGCCCATAGCGGTTTTGTTGATAAAAGCCATTGATACCACTCAGAAGAAAATGGATGCGTTGCTACTAATGTTGAATGGTATTTCCATATATGTTTTTGTAACATTATAAAATCACTTATAATTGCCCATGGTAAATTGTAATATGGATACTTTATAGTTATTGGTAAATACGTAAGATAATAAGGTATTGTGAAAGCTATAATAGACAATACACTTTGCTTGACTGTTTTTATAATCCAACTCTTGTTATTATCATTTATAATATTATAAACCTTGTAACCGAATGAAATAATTAGTATAGGCATAATTGGATACAAGGCATTCCATTTACATGCAAAAGCCAACCCCCCAGCTGAAAAGGTTAAAAAGTATACCATATTTGTCCTGTCTAATTTTTCTCTCATGTATCGCATATTATTTATGTATGACATCCCAAAAATAGAACATAAAATAACAAAAAACAAACTGAATGTGTCAATGTTTGCTGTCCTCGATAAACTATTGTGCAAAAAGTCACT
Proteins encoded in this region:
- a CDS encoding peptidylprolyl isomerase codes for the protein MNKKSLILITGIIFVSIILSLFILKDHIVKMIDDNKVVLEVNGDQITKREYKIRFNTLKENAIQFSSRTDILDQVFNGKTYRELLKDELFRILIEELLCLQEARRKNIYLTRQEEEEIRKYIEELKRNMEMRNYFNQYLRKIGSDENHFYRDLQKTRIINKLYKYVTERITLSDSEVIKYYNSNKSQFRKIKVMDIFLRVENAEEDAQKRKVANEIISELKRGEDFEKLVKKYSEVESLDGKKGIIDYFRKGEKEAQYGSVFEEEVFKLAVGQISNVIKTVNGYHIVKVIDEKYMPFDEVKGEIQTKLIKQKKDEVFKSYIESLKKMSKINIYKDRVKDL
- a CDS encoding glycosyltransferase family 39 protein translates to MQNKNSLIIFAILIATIYFMLQVITIGSRDIPVTYWAPKEEGCIIEISIAKKFIKDFFAYFGYGDGKIDIQFLKDNSIILQQSVQAAFYQGKIVPVNNIVDKIIIVTHGNNFEIKEIAARKDYKNFLNLSKAVINILKGSKYIGNPNNIVDEQSKMRTILNYRYSSYFDEIYHARTAYELLKGLPPYDLVHPPLGKWLISIGMAIWGVNPFGWRFVNLIFGSIVIVLILILLTKLYKPSFWCGIAVTILLASDFLHNSLSRTANIDTFSLFFVILCSIFGMSYINNMRYMREKLDRTNMVYFLTFSAGGLAFACKWNALYPIMPILIISFGYKVYNIINDNNKSWIIKTVKQSVLSIIAFTIPYYLTYLPITIKYPYYNLPWAIISDFIMLQKHIWKYHSTLVATHPFSSEWYQWLLSTKPLWAYYDNSLPMNLRSTIAYLGNPVMWGLGLLAMVYLLVVAAKNPKNNLSLFIEIASYVSSIVPWIFISRIKFIYHYYLALPWLYIAVVMVIDNLNLKHSLKKKVAITLSVLGLIMLVIFYPAVSGLTVSAKYIELLRIMKSWIF
- a CDS encoding WG repeat-containing protein; translated protein: MKRKKKNKIVKKQLTKNQPKELLKLPILRSLIIVLILSLVVFIIYGTTLMVIKRNIANQFFAVSNESYQNVAYINSKLAMFEKNGKWGVMDIKGKIIAKPIYERILLESEGMIPVKIRNKWGFIDIHGKIRIKPQFDNVSAFTNQLAAVCINNRWGIIDKSGNFTIKPQYQDIIIHPNKMIQAKKQNKWGIIDKKGNQIIPFKYNEVQILNYKGVFVAKEKSNYKVISIVNKKESKENYSNYSLNIGKLLPVFRNHKWGVLNLETLSELCPPIYDEIWVHNEGWFELKKDKKLYIMFSDGKMLPKNFKRDSVVVSSNKIISIKQDNCVVTLLNLNTRKTIDIKAQDISVFNNGFAAVKVKEKWGLITEKGEYVIKPKYDSIWIADKDIIVTYLNKKWGIVKTDGKVLIPPKYDLIGEVKDEYITFLKNGKWGVMKKTGKILLKPKFDQIVIHKKSYIFAKQNDIWFLIVIVNNKKYFYKFKTFSVMKINDNIWAYTIDKGMKIIILKK